The Daucus carota subsp. sativus chromosome 7, DH1 v3.0, whole genome shotgun sequence genome window below encodes:
- the LOC108196192 gene encoding uncharacterized protein LOC108196192: MFGPSGKSGRGGRGGGSSGAKRKLQSNFHSASLNRPSGRRPSAGAAAGGSSASRNSRKTTTTPPSPSAAAPSAAVEESFSLVTGNPLDFAMIIRLTPDLVDEIKRVEVQGGSARIKFDANAKNTSGNVIDVGGKDFRFTWSREMGDLCDIYEERQSGEDGNGLLVESGCAWRKLNVQRVLDESTKNHVKMRSEEAERKSKSRQAIILDHGNPSMKNQMKALAAAEANTWKMPFKQKIEPPYKKRKSEPPPGPPKSAHKHGFSLSSSKGRMSRSPLPSTPEQPPASASPLGPSSITRGYASVEDTMPTQATSKEKASSSEKGTPSRVASTALLDKSARKGSLVVKPTDLRSMLISFLTENPRGMSLKALEKSVGEYFPNSARQIEPIIRKIATYQTPGRYILKSEAELESLKNPVPGSSPENNQQAPVPGNNRGDTSDPKNSASPKSRAQIDEPVNLNCEPGEVTVSEKNDLPSPDHYVEEKVPDNSEGHVATSTDSGSDSDSESDSSDSESDSGSNSRGRSKSKSPVGSASGSSSDSESDASSNSKEGSDEEVDIMTSDDDKEPKDNLQAHRPESHVSPLPWRPDGLMVQNIPDEMEDFHASEVVEIMENSPVYAQKSEIDASNGVVSNKEGEKHAPVIKASPGNSYVHPESRVYTENLHRGRDKTARDDLRHEESDRYQRKSEGKSKRRSDDKHIDGYAVHSDKVKAGSATQAPMSEDTSFIFSGSPGKCSPDSYKSLHPQITPKAVKERTDSGVHRSYNQSHPGKSISDSQLSGPRPDDISGRTKAPSGIYAENLGSNAKSTERSLQTPEAIPLHKEKIKRDIQSEDGYNNEKRPPKNPREGAVDKNLTPTDSHSRKRGELPGKIREVGSFPNSHAGYPSKGGNRSDMDRSPIVNERGPYLRREPSELELGELRDPLPEETPGSTKQFDRKGSFKQSENKVTSFDYWNSDLGKGRPAGRTGVDPMKPSPPNSDFEVVGNLKGSSKKRSPGHYEDLAKAQHKVVQSHPSHLARVNHAEFRSQPTDPADVNTKSKWNELVACQGIGPEGSGDTQRKVLVLTEQHDAVRGRPHSAKGSKRRKTDISADLGDKCKDPRLIDDHAGGKKTREFFSNDNSFEYSKYEKDEPELKGPIKDHLQYKEYVQEYQEKYDSYLSVNKILESLRNEFLQYERDLEAAKGRDLAKCKSIEEQIKKSYSQCGARHKRLKNVFIVLHKELERLKEMIKDYANSYTRD; the protein is encoded by the exons ATGTTCGGACCCTCCGGCAAGTCCGGCCGGGGTGGCCGCGGCGGCGGGAGCTCCGGCGCCAAGCGTAAGCTCCAGTCCAACTTCCATTCCGCCTCTCTTAATCGTCCTTCCGGTCGCCGTCCCTCCGCCGGCGCCGCTGCCGGCGGCTCTTCCGCGTCTCGTAACAGCCGGAAGACCACCACGACGCCGCCGAGTCCTTCGGCAGCAGCTCCTTCGGCTGCGGTGGAGGAAAGTTTCAGTCTTGTGACTGGAAATCCGCTGGATTTCGCTATGATCATTCGGCTGACGCCGGACCTTGTGGACGAGATCAAGCGTGTTGAGGTGCAGGGGGGGTCGGCGAGGATCAAGTTTGATGCCAATGCCAAGAATACTTCCGGGAAT GTTATCGACGTGGGAGGTAAGGACTTCAGATTTACATGGTCGAGGGAGATGGGAGACCTTTGTGACATATATGAAGAACGACAAAGTGGGGAAGATGGAAATGGTTTGCTTGTGGAATCTGGGTGTGCTTGGCGAAAGCTCAATGTGCAGCGAGTCTTGGACGAATCAACAAAAAACCATGTTAAGATGCGGTCGGAGGAAGCTGAGCGGAAGTCTAAATCTCGGCA AGCTATTATTCTGGATCATGGAAACCCATCAATGAAAAACCAAATGAAGGCGCTTGCTGCTGCCGAAG CTAATACCTGGAAAATGccttttaaacaaaaaatagagcctccttacaaaaaaagaaaatctgaacCTCCTCCAG GTCCACCTAAATCAGCTCACAAACATGGCTTCTCCTTGTCATCTTCGAAAGGGAGGATGTCGCGTTCACCCCTACCATCTACACCTGAGCAACCTCCTGCATCAGCATCCCCACTTGGACCTAGCAGTATCACTAGGGGATATGCAAGTGTAGAAGATACTATGCCAACCCAAGCAACTAGTAAAGAAAAAGCTTCCAGCTCTGAGAAAGGAACGCCCAGCAGAGTTGCTAGCACTGCATTACTAGATAAATCAGCTCGCAAGGGGAGTTTGGTAGTCAAACCTACTGACTTGAGAAGCATGCTGATTTCTTTCTTGACAGAGAATCCAAGGGGGATGAGCCTTAAG GCATTGGAGAAATCTGTGGGCGAATACTTCCCCAACTCTGCAAGACAAATTGAGCCCATTATCAGAAAA ATTGCAACTTACCAAACTCCCGGAAGATATATCTTGAAATCAGAAGCAGAGCTTGAAAGCCTTAAAAACCCTGTTCCCGGAAG TTCACCTGAAAATAATCAACAAGCACCTGTCCCTGGTAACAATCGCGGTGATACATCTGATCCCAAAAACAGTGCTTCCCCGAAATCCCGTGCACAAATCGATGAGCCTGTAAATCTTAATTGTGAGCCTGGGGAAGTAACAGTTTCTGAAAAAAATGATCTTCCTTCACCTGATCATTATGTGGAGGAAAAAGTTCCTGACAATAGCGAAGGGCATGTAGCTACGTCTACTGACAGCGGAAGTGATAGTGACAGTGAAAGTGATAGTAGTGATAGCGAAAGTGACAGTGGAAGCAATAGCAGAGGCAGAAGTAAGAGTAAAAGCCCTGTTGGAAGTGCGAGCGGGAGTAGCAGTGACAGTGAGAGTGACGCCTCTTCCAATAGTAAGGAAGGTTCTGATGAGGAAGTGGATATCATGACCAGTGATGATGATAAAGAACCAAAGGATAACTTGCAAGCTCACAGACCCGAATCACATGTATCGCCACTTCCATGGAGACCGGATGGTTTGATGGTGCAAAATATTCCTGATGAAATGGAAGATTTTCATGCTTCCGAAGTAGTTGAGATTATGGAAAACTCACCTGTCTATGCTCAAAAATCTGAAATTGATGCCTCTAATGGAGTAGTTTCCAATAAAGAAGGTGAAAAGCATGCACCAGTGATCAAAGCTTCTCCTGGCAATTCCTATGTGCATCCTGAAAGTCGAGTGTATACAGAAAACTTGCACAGAGGAAGGGACAAGACGGCGAGGGATGATTTGAGACATGAAGAATCTGATAGATATCAAAGAAAATCTGAAGGAAAATCGAAAAGACGTTCTGACGACAAGCATATTGATGGTTATGCTGTGCACTCTGATAAAGTAAAAGCAGGAAGTGCGACTCAAGCACCAATGTCCGAGGACACTAGCTTTATTTTCTCTGGAAGTCCAGGAAAGTGCTCTCCTGACTCTTACAAATCCCTGCATCCTCAAATTACACCCAAAGCTGTGAAGGAAAGAACTGATTCTGGTGTACATAGAAGTTACAACCAATCACATCCTGGTAAATCAATTTCTGATTCCCAGCTGTCTGGTCCAAGGCCTGATGATATTAGTGGACGAACGAAAGCTCCTTCCGGTATATATGCTGAGAACCTGGGCAGCAATGCTAAGTCTACTGAAAGGAGCCTTCAGACTCCCGAAGCCATACCTCTGCACAAAGAAAAAATTAAGCGTGATATACAAAGCGAAGATGGTTATAACAATGAAAAAAGACCACCAAAAAATCCTAGAGAAGGTGCTGTTGACAAAAACCTGACACCTACCGATTCCCATAGCAGGAAACGAGGTGAGTTACCTGGAAAGATCAGGGAGGTTGGATCATTTCCAAACTCACATGCGGGGTATCCATCAAAGGGAGGCAACAGATCTGACATGGACAGATCCCCTATTGTAAATGAACGAGGTCCATATCTTAGAAGGGAGCCCTCAGAGTTAGAGCTAGGGGAACTTCGTGATCCCTTGCCTGAAGAGACACCTGGAAGTACGAAGCAATTTGATAGAAAAGGTTCCTTCAAACAGTCAGAGAATAAGGTTACCTCTTTTGATTACTGGAATTCTGATCTAGGTAAAGGAAGACCTGCTGGGAGGACAGGTGTAGACCCCATGAAGCCTTCGCCACCCAATTCAGATTTTGAAGTTGTTGGTAATCTTAAAGGCTCGTCTAAGAAAAGGAGCCCCGGACATTACGAAGATTTAGCAAAAGCTCAGCACAAGGTTGTGCAGTCTCACCCTTCGCATCTAGCAAGAGTTAATCACGCCGAATTTAGGTCTCAGCCGACTGACCCAGCAGACGTTAATACTAAAAGCAaatggaatgaacttgtagcatGTCAGGGAATTGGTCCAGAAGGGTCTGGAGATACTCAAAGAAAAGTTTTAGTACTTACTGAACAACATGATGCTGTACGCGGAAGACCACATTCTGCCAAAGGAAGTAAAAGGAGAAAAACTGATATATCTGCTGACCTTGGTGACAAATGCAAGGATCCTCGGTTGATTGACGATCATGCTGGGGGTAAGAAGACCAGAGAATTCTTTTCCAACGACAATAGTTTTGAATATTCCAAGTACGAAAAGGATGAACCGGAGCTTAAGGGTCCAATTAAGGATCATTTACA GTATAAGGAATACGTGCAAGAGTATCAAGAGAAATATGATAGCTACCTCTCTGTAAACAAAATATTGGAGTCGCTAAG GAATGAGTTCCTACAATATGAGAGGGACCTTGAAGCTGCTAAGGGAAGGGATCTGGCTAAATGTAAAAGTATAGAGGAGCAAATAAAGAAATCTTATAGCCAGTGTGGAGCG
- the LOC108196369 gene encoding serine/threonine protein phosphatase 2A 55 kDa regulatory subunit B beta isoform yields the protein MNGGDGEVVAAPPPLEWKFSQVFGERTAGEEVQEVDIISAIEFDKSGDHLATGDRGGRVVLFERTDAKEHGGSRRDLERIDYPVSRHPEFRYKTEFQSHEPEFDYLKSLEIEEKINKIRWCQTANGALFLLSTNDKTIKFWKVQEKKVKKISEMNTDLVKSNGNGSIASSSVSSSPSLYRSNGGCSDTSLSFSSNDLSFPPGGISSLHLPVVTSNETSLMARCRRVYAHAHDYHINSISNNSDGETFVSADDLRINLWNLEISNQSFNIVDVKPANMEDLTEVITSAEFHPTHCNTLAYSSSKGSIRLIDLRQSALCDTHSKLFEEQEAPGTRSFFTEIIASISDIKFGKDGRYILSRDYMTLKLWDINMDSGPVSTFQVHEYLRPKLCDLYENDSIFDKFECCLSGDGQRVATGSYSNLFRVFGSVAGSTEATTLEASKNPMRRQVQTPARPARSLSSSLTRVVRRGAESPGIDANGNSFDFTTKLLHLAWHPSENSIACAAANSLYMYYA from the exons ATGAACGGCGGCGATGGAGAGGTCGTGGCAGCGCCACCGCCGCTTGAGTGGAAATTCTCGCAGGTCTTCGGCGAGCGCACCGCCGGCGAGGAAGTTCAGGAAG TTGATATCATATCAGCTATTGAGTTCGACAAATCTGGTGACCATCTTGCTACTGGTGATCGTGGGGGTAGAGTAGTGTTATTCGAAAGGACTGATGCAAAAGAG CATGGTGGAAGCAGAAGGGATTTGGAGAGGATAGATTATCCAGTCAGTAGGCATCCTGAATTCCGCTACAAGACAGAATTTCAAAGTCATGAACCTGAG TTTGATTATCTGAAGAGCTTAGAGATTGAGGagaaaatcaacaaaatcaGATGGTGCCAAACAGCAAATGGGGCTCTTTTTCTTTTGTCTACAAATGACAAGACCATTAAATTTTGGAAG GTTCAAGAGAAAAAGGTCAAAAAAATATCAGAGATGAACACTGACCTTGTAAAAAGTAACGGGAATGGCAGTATTGCCAGCTCAAGTGTCTCTTCAAGCCCAAGTTTGTATCGTTCGAATGGAGGATGCTCAGATACATCTTTATCTTTTTCAAGCAATGATTTATCATTCCCACCAGGGGGGATTTCATCACTACATTTACCTGTG GTAACCAGCAACGAGACCAGCCTCATGGCACGATGCAGAAGAGTATATGCCCATGCACATGACTATCATATTAACTCGATTTCGAATAATAG TGACGGGGAAACATTTGTTTCAGCGGACGATTTGCGGATTAACTTATGGAACCTAGAAATAAGTAATCAGAGTTTTAACATTGTTGATGTGAAACCCGCAAATATGGAGGATCTAACTG AGGTGATAACCTCAGCAGAGTTTCATCCTACCCATTGTAACACATTGGCATATAGTAGTTCGAAAGGATCAATCCGACTTATTGATTTGCGACAATCAGCTTTATGCGACACACATTCTAAACT aTTTGAGGAACAGGAAGCACCTGGTACAAGATCTTTTTTCACTGAGATTATCGCCTCTATTTCTGATATAAAATTTGGGAAAGATGGAAGATATATATTAAGTCGTGATTATATGACTCTCAAG TTGTGGGATATCAATATGGATTCTGGCCCAGTTTCAACCTTTCAGGTTCACGAGTATTTAAGACCGAAG TTATGTGATTTGTATGAAAATGATTCCATCTTTGATAAGTTTGAGTGTTGCTTGAGCGGAGATGGTCAGCGGGTAGCAACTGGTTCTTATAG TAATTTGTTCCGGGTGTTTGGATCTGTTGCTGGTAGTACTGAAGCGACCACATTGGAAGCTAGCAAAAATCCTATGAG GCGACAAGTTCAGACACCTGCAAGGCCTGCTAGATCCTTAAGCAGCAGTCTAACTCGTGTTGTTAGACGAG GGGCCGAAAGCCCAGGGATTGATGCCAATGGTAATTCATTTGATTTCACCACCAAGTTGCTCCATCTGGCATGGCATCCAAGTGAAAACTCAATTGCATGTGCTGCTGCAAACAGTTTGTACATGTATTATGCATAG